In one Salipiger abyssi genomic region, the following are encoded:
- a CDS encoding capsule biosynthesis protein, translating into MTKATASPRVFLFLQGPHGPFFHRLATMLRKAGSQVWRVGFNAGDRAFWFHPESYIPFTGAPEDWPATFEALLAEKGVTDIVLYGDTRRIHAEAVAAARARGLDVHVFEEGYMRPYWVTYERGGSNGHSRLMQMSIDEMRGALAQSDMEAPLPPGHWGDMRQHIFYGALYHWFVMFRNGDYRNFRPHRAQSVGQEFQLYLKRLLLMPLHRAERLAETRRIRRGGFPYHLVLMQLEHDASFREHSPFASMTEFLELVIEGFARGAPGHHHLVFKAHPLEDGRAPVRRTIRDMAKRLGVAERVHFVRGGKLARLLDDARTAVTVNSTAGQQVLWRGIPLKLFGNAVYAKPEFVSDQPLPAFFAQPARPDNRAYRDYRRYLLETSQVPGGFYSSRGRRQLLRLVVDMMLASDDPYDALRHGTAAPRQQLRLVH; encoded by the coding sequence ATGACCAAGGCAACCGCTTCCCCCCGCGTGTTCCTGTTCCTTCAGGGCCCGCACGGACCGTTTTTTCACCGGCTGGCAACCATGCTGCGCAAGGCCGGTTCGCAGGTCTGGCGGGTGGGCTTCAATGCCGGCGACCGCGCCTTCTGGTTCCATCCCGAAAGCTACATCCCCTTCACCGGCGCGCCGGAGGACTGGCCCGCGACGTTCGAGGCGCTGCTGGCCGAGAAGGGCGTGACCGATATCGTGCTCTATGGCGACACCCGCCGCATCCATGCCGAGGCGGTGGCGGCGGCGCGGGCGCGCGGGCTGGACGTGCATGTCTTCGAGGAAGGCTATATGCGCCCCTATTGGGTGACCTATGAGCGCGGCGGCTCGAACGGCCATTCCCGGCTCATGCAGATGAGCATCGACGAGATGCGCGGCGCGCTGGCGCAGTCCGACATGGAGGCACCGCTGCCCCCCGGTCATTGGGGCGACATGCGCCAGCACATCTTTTACGGCGCGCTCTACCACTGGTTCGTGATGTTCCGGAACGGCGATTACCGCAATTTCCGCCCGCATCGCGCACAGAGCGTCGGGCAGGAATTCCAGCTCTATCTCAAGCGGCTGCTGCTGATGCCGCTGCACCGCGCCGAGCGTCTCGCCGAGACCCGCCGCATCCGCCGCGGCGGATTTCCCTATCACCTCGTGCTGATGCAGCTCGAACACGATGCGAGCTTTCGCGAGCACTCGCCCTTCGCCTCCATGACCGAGTTTCTGGAGCTGGTGATCGAGGGCTTTGCCAGGGGCGCGCCCGGTCACCATCATCTGGTTTTCAAGGCGCATCCGCTCGAGGACGGGCGCGCGCCGGTGCGCCGCACCATCCGCGACATGGCGAAACGGCTGGGCGTCGCCGAGCGGGTGCATTTCGTGCGCGGCGGCAAGCTGGCGCGGCTGCTCGACGATGCCCGCACCGCCGTCACGGTCAATTCCACCGCCGGTCAGCAGGTGCTGTGGCGCGGGATTCCGCTGAAACTCTTCGGCAATGCGGTCTATGCCAAGCCGGAATTCGTTTCCGACCAGCCGCTGCCCGCCTTCTTCGCGCAGCCCGCCCGGCCCGACAACCGCGCCTATCGCGATTACCGCCGCTATCTGCTTGAAACCAGTCAGGTTCCCGGCGGTTTCTACTCCTCTCGCGGGCGCCGCCAGCTGCTGCGGCTGGTGGTCGACATGATGCTCGCGTCAGACGATCCTTATGACGCACTGCGTCACGGCACCGCGGCCCCACGGCAACAGTTGCGTCTGGTCCACTGA